From one Ochrobactrum vermis genomic stretch:
- a CDS encoding ABC transporter ATP-binding protein has product MSAEPSRIQPENTRKTAIALKDVQISFKLADGGRFDAVAESNLEVAENEFVAIVGPTGCGKSTLLNAVAGLLVPAGGTVEINGQQLQGLNRKAGYLFQQDALMPWKTVLDNVSIGLEIAGTPKARAREQAREWLGRVGLASFGDRYPHMLSGGQRKRVGLAQVLIRNPKYLLMDEPFGPLDAQTRVIMGDLLLDLWSQDKKAVMFVTHDLEEAIALADRVVIMTAGPRARIMAEYKISLSRPREISEIRLDDQFHEIHREIWSALKEEVLKGYQQTSGEKK; this is encoded by the coding sequence ATGAGCGCCGAACCAAGCCGTATTCAACCGGAAAACACACGCAAGACAGCAATCGCGCTCAAGGATGTGCAGATTTCGTTCAAGCTGGCCGATGGCGGTCGTTTCGACGCCGTTGCCGAAAGCAATCTTGAAGTTGCAGAAAACGAATTCGTTGCAATCGTCGGCCCGACAGGTTGTGGCAAATCCACATTGCTCAATGCTGTTGCCGGGCTTCTCGTGCCGGCCGGTGGCACCGTCGAAATAAACGGCCAGCAGCTACAAGGTCTCAATCGCAAGGCAGGCTACCTCTTTCAGCAGGATGCGCTCATGCCCTGGAAGACCGTGCTGGACAATGTCTCCATCGGGCTGGAAATTGCAGGCACGCCAAAAGCGCGGGCACGCGAACAGGCTCGCGAATGGCTTGGCCGCGTCGGCCTTGCAAGTTTTGGCGATCGTTATCCGCATATGCTTTCTGGTGGACAGCGCAAGCGTGTCGGCCTTGCGCAGGTGTTGATCCGCAATCCGAAATATTTGCTGATGGACGAACCCTTCGGCCCGCTCGATGCGCAGACACGCGTGATCATGGGTGACCTCCTGCTCGATCTGTGGTCGCAGGACAAGAAGGCGGTCATGTTCGTGACCCACGATCTGGAAGAGGCCATCGCGCTGGCGGATCGCGTCGTCATCATGACAGCCGGGCCGCGTGCCCGCATCATGGCGGAATACAAGATCTCCCTCTCCCGCCCGCGCGAGATTTCCGAAATTCGTCTCGACGATCAGTTTCATGAAATTCATCGCGAAATATGGAGTGCGCTCAAGGAAGAGGTTCTCAAGGGCTATCAGCAGACGAGTGGGGAAAAGAAATGA
- a CDS encoding ISNCY family transposase yields MPCLITMSQKELHRLEVVQKIRDLRLSVVQAAELLGLSRSQVHRLLQAYDRDGPAGLVSKKRSRPSNRRHSEDFRNMALDLIRERYLDFGPTLAREKLIELHRISVAKETLRQWMTEAGIWISRRERKKRVFQPRGRRDCFVELVQIDGSHHWWFENRGPKCALLVYIDDATGKLLHLRFAGSENTFDYLHATKAYLQQWGKPLAFYSDKHGVFRSLHASKKDRASGLTQFGRALYELNIDIICANTPQAKGRVERANQTLQDRLVKEMRLRGIDTIEAANAYATEFIMDFNTRFGKQPRNPKDMHRPLAEHENLDGAMCRKEVRTLSQSLTLRYDKVLFILDPTEISRPLAGQKVIVCDYPDGRLEIMHKSFSLPYRTFDTLRSVHRAEVVDNKRLDDMLSIVAEMQAGREEKRSGPRRTGQTNHMFGIRDGSVGNGYQKRGRKPGRRTDFMNDPEVIARREKALARIEAGK; encoded by the coding sequence ATGCCCTGTTTGATCACCATGTCGCAGAAAGAATTGCATCGCCTCGAAGTCGTCCAGAAGATCCGTGATCTACGCCTGAGCGTTGTCCAGGCGGCTGAGCTGCTTGGCCTCAGTCGAAGTCAGGTTCACAGGCTGCTGCAAGCCTATGACCGGGATGGTCCAGCTGGCCTCGTTTCCAAGAAGCGATCGCGTCCGAGCAACCGGCGTCACAGCGAGGATTTCCGTAATATGGCGCTGGACCTGATCCGCGAACGCTATCTGGATTTCGGTCCGACGCTGGCGCGCGAGAAGCTGATCGAACTGCACCGGATCTCTGTTGCCAAGGAGACGCTGCGGCAATGGATGACCGAGGCCGGCATCTGGATCTCGCGCCGGGAACGCAAGAAACGGGTTTTCCAGCCACGCGGCCGGCGCGACTGCTTTGTCGAACTGGTGCAGATCGACGGCTCGCATCACTGGTGGTTCGAGAACCGCGGCCCCAAATGCGCCCTGCTCGTCTACATCGATGACGCCACCGGCAAGCTCTTGCATCTTCGCTTTGCCGGATCGGAAAATACGTTCGACTATCTGCATGCGACGAAGGCTTATCTGCAGCAATGGGGCAAGCCGCTGGCTTTCTACAGCGACAAGCATGGCGTTTTCCGCTCGCTCCATGCGTCGAAGAAAGACCGGGCGAGCGGTCTGACGCAGTTCGGCCGGGCGCTTTACGAGCTCAACATCGACATCATCTGTGCCAATACCCCACAGGCCAAAGGCCGTGTGGAACGTGCCAACCAGACGCTGCAGGATCGGCTGGTCAAGGAGATGCGGCTGCGCGGCATCGACACGATCGAGGCCGCCAATGCCTATGCCACTGAGTTCATTATGGATTTCAACACTCGCTTCGGCAAGCAACCACGCAATCCGAAGGACATGCACCGGCCACTGGCCGAGCATGAGAACCTTGATGGCGCCATGTGCCGCAAGGAAGTCCGCACCCTTTCGCAGTCATTGACGCTGCGCTACGACAAGGTGCTGTTCATTCTCGACCCGACCGAGATTTCCAGGCCATTGGCGGGCCAGAAGGTGATCGTCTGCGATTATCCGGACGGCCGGCTCGAGATCATGCACAAGAGCTTTTCCCTGCCCTACAGAACCTTCGACACGTTGCGCTCGGTGCATCGTGCGGAGGTTGTCGATAACAAGCGGCTGGACGACATGCTGTCAATTGTCGCCGAGATGCAAGCTGGACGCGAAGAGAAACGGAGCGGCCCGCGCCGAACAGGTCAGACAAACCATATGTTTGGCATACGCGATGGCAGCGTCGGTAATGGTTATCAGAAACGTGGGCGCAAGCCGGGACGCAGGACCGATTTCATGAACGATCCGGAGGTCATTGCCAGACGTGAGAAGGCGCTGGCGCGAATAGAAGCTGGGAAATGA
- a CDS encoding ABC transporter substrate-binding protein has protein sequence MRTTRRDILLGAAAFGLAGIASRLPAYAQDASATPEKPELMFGVGGKPLFYYLPLTIAERKGFFEEEGIKATINDFGGGAKSLQALIGGSVDVVTGAYEHTIRMQNKGQDIKAVCELGRFPGICIGVRKDLAGEIKTIADLKGQNVGVTAPGSSTSLLLQYALIKNGLPEDAASIIGVGGGASAVAAIKKGEIAALVHLDPVITRLEVDGDITLLLDTRTEEGTRQLFGGTNPAATVYLQQSFIDANPVTTQRVVNAFVKSLNWIHKASADDVADAVPEEYLLGDRALYKTGFEKSRAMYSEKGLIAEDGFKSLFEMLKALDPELASADISFAQTFDPRFVEAAKV, from the coding sequence ATGAGGACAACGCGTAGAGATATTTTGCTGGGCGCCGCCGCTTTCGGGCTTGCGGGCATCGCCTCGCGCCTGCCTGCCTATGCGCAGGATGCATCCGCGACACCGGAGAAGCCGGAGCTGATGTTCGGCGTCGGGGGCAAGCCGCTCTTCTATTATCTTCCCCTCACCATTGCCGAGCGCAAGGGCTTCTTCGAGGAAGAAGGCATCAAGGCCACCATCAATGATTTCGGTGGCGGGGCAAAGTCCCTGCAGGCGCTGATCGGCGGTTCTGTTGATGTGGTGACCGGCGCTTACGAACACACCATTCGCATGCAGAACAAGGGGCAGGACATCAAGGCCGTCTGCGAACTTGGCCGCTTTCCGGGCATCTGCATCGGTGTGCGCAAGGACCTTGCCGGTGAGATCAAGACGATTGCCGATCTCAAGGGTCAGAATGTCGGCGTTACGGCGCCCGGCTCTTCGACATCGCTGTTGTTGCAATATGCGCTCATCAAGAACGGCCTCCCCGAAGATGCCGCTTCGATCATCGGCGTCGGTGGTGGCGCAAGTGCAGTCGCAGCCATCAAGAAGGGCGAAATCGCCGCTCTCGTCCATCTCGATCCGGTCATCACGCGACTGGAAGTGGATGGCGACATTACGTTGCTTCTGGATACGCGCACGGAAGAAGGCACCCGCCAGCTCTTTGGCGGTACCAACCCGGCTGCAACCGTTTACCTGCAGCAAAGCTTCATCGATGCAAATCCGGTTACGACGCAGCGTGTCGTGAATGCATTTGTCAAATCGCTGAACTGGATTCACAAGGCGTCCGCCGATGACGTCGCTGACGCTGTGCCGGAGGAATATCTGCTGGGCGACCGTGCACTTTACAAGACCGGTTTCGAGAAGTCCCGCGCCATGTATTCCGAAAAAGGCCTGATTGCGGAAGACGGCTTCAAAAGCCTGTTCGAAATGCTCAAGGCGCTCGACCCGGAACTGGCAAGTGCGGATATCTCGTTTGCACAGACCTTCGATCCGCGCTTCGTGGAAGCTGCAAAAGTATAA
- a CDS encoding glycerophosphodiester phosphodiesterase family protein yields the protein MVKIIGHRGGRNLWAENSLAGFRNLLALDVDAVELDVHLSSDGVPVVIHDPLLDRTTNGRGPVQAQSAEALGRIVLNDSRGETIPTLAAVLDVFAPTRLELELEIKIDERGVPYPDLPEKIIALAKERGMIDRVFLTCFVPEVLEDIHRRFPQQQLLMSIDRRSAEFFGGFDKVLRRGLDTATILAFEKSLLENVLEQCVAEVGTARLGCWVPNTESELEYWMSKPIGQLTTDRPDLAVLVAGRQNRIAPGQKG from the coding sequence ATGGTTAAGATCATCGGCCATCGTGGCGGTCGAAATTTGTGGGCTGAAAACAGCCTTGCCGGCTTCCGTAACCTGCTGGCCCTCGATGTGGATGCCGTGGAACTGGATGTCCACCTGAGTTCCGACGGGGTCCCGGTTGTGATCCACGATCCCTTGCTCGACCGGACGACGAACGGGCGAGGGCCTGTTCAGGCTCAAAGTGCAGAAGCGCTTGGCCGGATTGTTCTGAACGATAGCCGTGGCGAGACAATTCCAACGCTTGCGGCGGTGCTCGATGTTTTCGCGCCGACCCGACTGGAGCTGGAGCTGGAGATCAAAATCGATGAGCGGGGCGTGCCTTATCCCGATCTGCCAGAGAAAATCATCGCACTGGCTAAAGAACGCGGCATGATCGATCGCGTCTTTCTCACCTGTTTCGTTCCGGAAGTTCTGGAGGATATTCATCGTCGGTTTCCCCAGCAGCAATTGCTCATGTCGATAGACCGCCGTTCTGCCGAATTCTTCGGCGGCTTCGACAAGGTGCTCAGGCGGGGCCTAGACACGGCCACGATATTGGCATTTGAGAAAAGTCTGCTGGAAAACGTGCTGGAGCAGTGCGTTGCGGAAGTGGGAACGGCGAGGCTGGGGTGCTGGGTTCCCAATACCGAATCCGAACTGGAATACTGGATGTCCAAGCCGATAGGTCAATTGACCACCGATCGCCCGGATCTGGCCGTTCTGGTGGCGGGGCGGCAAAATCGGATAGCACCAGGGCAGAAAGGTTGA
- a CDS encoding ABC transporter permease subunit, translating to MNERTPILDAVCHAILILGIVLVCLPLYFVLVTSSLSQQDVLKVPLSWLPGDQFFVNSREVLNTINFGQLLVNTFIVALGITVGKLVLSLLAAFAVTYFRFPFRMTAFWLIFISMMLPIEVRIVPTYESAANMALPLNILFGWLGVAVELNWNMVNTYPGLILPIIASATATFLFRQFFLTIPDDLCEAARIDGAKPMQFFFRILLPLSRSNIVALSIILFLMGWNQYLWPLLMTTDPSMATAVVGLKQVMPQSDGLPTWHLLMNASLWTMLPPVLVILVMQRWFVKGLVDSGK from the coding sequence ATGAATGAGCGCACTCCAATCCTCGATGCGGTTTGCCATGCGATTCTGATACTCGGGATCGTCCTGGTCTGTCTCCCGCTGTACTTTGTTCTGGTCACGAGTTCTTTGAGCCAGCAGGATGTGCTCAAAGTTCCGTTGAGCTGGCTCCCCGGCGATCAGTTCTTCGTCAATTCGCGCGAAGTTTTGAACACGATCAATTTTGGCCAGCTTCTGGTGAACACATTTATCGTGGCACTCGGGATTACGGTCGGTAAACTGGTTCTGTCCCTGCTTGCAGCATTTGCCGTCACCTACTTTCGGTTTCCTTTCCGGATGACCGCCTTCTGGCTGATATTCATATCGATGATGCTGCCAATAGAGGTCCGCATCGTACCGACCTATGAATCTGCCGCCAACATGGCGCTGCCGTTGAACATTCTTTTCGGCTGGCTCGGCGTAGCGGTCGAGTTGAACTGGAATATGGTCAACACCTATCCGGGCCTCATCCTGCCGATCATCGCATCGGCAACCGCCACATTCCTGTTTCGGCAATTCTTCCTGACAATTCCGGATGATCTGTGTGAGGCGGCCCGCATCGACGGCGCCAAGCCGATGCAGTTCTTCTTTCGAATTCTACTGCCATTGTCGCGGTCAAATATCGTCGCGTTGTCGATCATCCTGTTCCTCATGGGCTGGAACCAGTATCTCTGGCCTTTGCTCATGACGACGGATCCCAGCATGGCGACCGCGGTGGTCGGCCTGAAACAGGTTATGCCGCAGTCCGATGGACTGCCGACATGGCATCTTCTTATGAACGCTTCCCTTTGGACCATGCTTCCACCTGTACTTGTAATCCTTGTTATGCAGCGGTGGTTCGTCAAAGGCCTTGTGGACAGCGGAAAATAA
- a CDS encoding ABC transporter permease produces MVEIAEMKQSSQDVRPVPFRGGGFAPQPVRHVAWILFVALLALAEIGTRSGFISNLTLPRPSAVFETFVQLWQTGLLWQHLLPSLRRLVVGASLGIAFGVSLGVMIGLFSYVRAGLVPLVAALFPIPKIALLPLFVIWFGIDEMSKYMLIAFGTFTPTVVATYGAVDNVDRSLVRMGQSFGLGWWSIVRKIILPGAFPAILSGLRVSISIAIILLVAAEMLGAQFGIGSYILEAGSLYDLEKLFAGVTILSVMGLIVNFVIGQIEKRFLTWRG; encoded by the coding sequence ATGGTTGAGATCGCAGAGATGAAGCAGTCCAGCCAGGATGTTCGCCCGGTCCCGTTCCGGGGTGGCGGCTTTGCGCCCCAGCCGGTGCGTCATGTAGCCTGGATCCTGTTTGTTGCACTGCTTGCATTGGCAGAAATTGGAACCCGCAGCGGCTTCATATCCAATCTGACACTGCCGCGCCCGTCTGCCGTGTTCGAAACCTTCGTCCAGCTCTGGCAGACTGGCCTGTTGTGGCAGCATCTGCTGCCATCGCTGCGGCGGCTTGTCGTCGGCGCGAGCCTTGGTATCGCGTTCGGCGTCAGTCTCGGTGTGATGATCGGCTTGTTCAGCTATGTGCGAGCCGGTCTGGTGCCGCTCGTCGCCGCCCTCTTCCCGATCCCCAAGATCGCGCTTCTGCCGCTCTTCGTGATCTGGTTCGGCATCGACGAGATGTCGAAGTATATGCTCATTGCTTTCGGGACTTTTACGCCTACTGTCGTCGCCACTTATGGCGCAGTCGATAATGTTGACCGTTCGCTCGTGCGCATGGGACAGAGTTTCGGTCTGGGATGGTGGTCGATCGTGCGCAAGATCATCCTGCCCGGAGCCTTTCCGGCGATCCTGTCGGGATTACGGGTGTCAATCTCCATAGCCATCATTCTTCTGGTCGCAGCGGAAATGCTGGGTGCCCAATTCGGCATAGGCTCTTATATTCTTGAGGCCGGATCGCTCTACGACCTTGAAAAGCTGTTCGCCGGGGTCACGATCCTGTCGGTGATGGGACTGATCGTCAATTTCGTCATCGGGCAGATCGAGAAGCGCTTCCTGACCTGGCGGGGCTGA
- a CDS encoding alpha/beta fold hydrolase: MKSAIEQLLPGFQMQEVQTKDVCFAVMTGGKGLPVLLLHGYPETMAAWHRIAPELAPFCSVVVPDLPGYGRSRVTSNPAGAGSKRRMAASLVELMQTLGHDRFVVIGHDRGGRVAYRMALDHPDKVLGLVSVTVVPTPEMWEGASKAFGMGAWHWFMLAQPEPLPEMLLSGNPRFMIDTTLQKMAHGLDKLDPLALADYREAFESAEVRHWICEDYRAGAGVDEADDLADRAARRHIHAPVLVFWEEGRRYGGGREPLDIWADWATNVEGEGLAGGHLLPETAAGPLLVRLVPFLHEIVAGASAVEQQYSR; the protein is encoded by the coding sequence ATGAAATCAGCAATCGAGCAGCTCCTTCCCGGTTTCCAAATGCAGGAGGTGCAAACGAAGGATGTCTGTTTCGCCGTCATGACCGGCGGAAAAGGCCTGCCTGTCCTGTTGTTGCACGGTTATCCTGAAACCATGGCAGCATGGCATCGCATTGCGCCGGAGCTGGCGCCGTTCTGTTCCGTTGTCGTGCCCGACTTGCCGGGCTATGGCCGCAGCCGTGTCACTTCCAATCCCGCCGGTGCAGGATCGAAACGGCGCATGGCTGCAAGTCTGGTGGAACTGATGCAGACGCTCGGCCACGACAGGTTTGTTGTGATCGGGCATGATCGCGGCGGTCGGGTTGCCTATCGCATGGCGCTCGATCATCCGGACAAGGTGCTTGGGCTGGTATCCGTTACTGTCGTTCCGACACCGGAAATGTGGGAAGGTGCCAGCAAGGCTTTTGGCATGGGTGCCTGGCACTGGTTCATGCTTGCCCAGCCCGAACCGTTGCCGGAAATGCTGTTATCCGGCAATCCCCGTTTCATGATAGATACGACCTTGCAGAAAATGGCGCATGGTCTCGACAAGCTGGATCCGCTCGCGCTTGCGGACTATCGGGAAGCCTTCGAAAGTGCGGAAGTCCGGCACTGGATATGCGAGGATTATCGCGCTGGCGCTGGCGTGGATGAAGCCGACGATCTTGCCGATCGTGCAGCTCGACGGCACATCCATGCGCCGGTTCTGGTCTTCTGGGAAGAAGGCCGACGCTATGGCGGCGGGCGCGAACCGCTCGATATATGGGCAGACTGGGCCACCAATGTTGAGGGTGAAGGACTGGCTGGCGGTCATCTGTTGCCGGAGACGGCTGCAGGCCCCCTACTGGTTCGGCTCGTCCCGTTTCTCCATGAAATTGTTGCCGGTGCATCAGCTGTGGAACAGCAATATAGTCGTTAG
- a CDS encoding ABC transporter substrate-binding protein: MDFTLTRRQTLMGLGALGISTAFGSPARAATRNLAVLHLASHAPSYIAYERGYFKDAGLDIELKFFEAAQPMAVAIASGDADFGVTAMSGGLISLADKGAIKVIGGALAEEKGITGNIILASNKAYENGLTEPSKLAGHSFGITTAGSSFHFMAHKIAKANNIPLSEIQLRPLQKLGALVGALSTGQIDSWAIQPNIAKKLIREGAAKQIGLVSDYAPDYQVTTAFTSTKNASDERAMTEAFVKAYSKAIDDYNAAFVDNTADDAARDDIAKIVHKYVESDSPFETAKQNLIDGAMRINKGLALSLNSCVEQLEWFRSEGMVKEDVTQEKLFDTSYVKTI, from the coding sequence ATGGATTTCACCCTGACACGCCGTCAGACATTGATGGGACTTGGTGCGTTGGGCATCAGCACAGCTTTCGGCTCCCCTGCCCGCGCTGCGACACGCAATCTGGCTGTTCTTCATCTGGCAAGCCATGCTCCGAGCTATATCGCTTATGAGCGTGGATACTTCAAAGATGCCGGCCTCGATATCGAGCTGAAATTCTTCGAGGCTGCCCAGCCCATGGCTGTTGCAATAGCATCGGGCGATGCCGATTTCGGTGTGACTGCGATGAGTGGCGGTCTGATCAGTCTGGCTGACAAGGGTGCGATCAAGGTGATCGGTGGCGCGCTTGCGGAAGAAAAAGGCATCACCGGTAATATTATCCTGGCCTCCAACAAGGCCTATGAAAATGGACTGACCGAACCGTCCAAGCTGGCGGGACACAGTTTTGGTATCACCACGGCCGGGTCGTCGTTTCATTTCATGGCGCACAAGATCGCCAAGGCCAACAATATTCCGCTTTCCGAGATCCAGTTGCGTCCGCTACAGAAGCTCGGCGCTCTTGTGGGCGCTTTGTCGACAGGACAGATCGACTCCTGGGCGATCCAGCCTAATATTGCCAAGAAACTTATACGCGAAGGTGCTGCCAAGCAGATCGGTCTCGTTTCCGATTACGCGCCGGATTACCAGGTCACGACGGCATTCACCTCCACCAAGAATGCGAGCGACGAGCGCGCCATGACGGAAGCTTTCGTGAAAGCCTATTCCAAGGCAATCGACGATTATAACGCGGCCTTCGTCGACAATACTGCAGACGATGCGGCGCGCGATGACATTGCAAAGATCGTGCACAAATATGTCGAAAGCGACAGTCCGTTTGAAACTGCAAAACAAAACTTGATCGATGGCGCGATGCGCATCAACAAAGGGCTGGCCCTGTCGCTCAACAGTTGCGTGGAGCAACTGGAGTGGTTCCGGTCCGAAGGCATGGTCAAGGAAGATGTCACGCAGGAAAAGCTGTTCGACACCTCCTACGTCAAGACGATTTGA
- a CDS encoding ABC transporter ATP-binding protein has protein sequence MASVELHSIRKCYGNVEVIPNVDLKIADEEFVALVGPSGCGKSTLLRMIAGLEQITAGDLLIGDRNVNRANPSDRDVAMVFQNYALYPHMTVFDNIAFNLQLAGRPKAEIKERVADAARMLDLTDLLERKPHQLSGGQRQRVAMGRAVVRKPSVFLFDEPLSNLDAKLRVLMRAEIKELHQKVRTTSIYVTHDQIEAMTLADRVVVLNKGRIEQQGTPMELYTRPANVFVAGFIGSPSMNFLQASIERDASGSFARIGEAVLPLPEGALQAGQKVILGMRPEHLQIGSDGGLPAKVRLVEPTGAQTHIVLEVGDEKLMATVEGETHYAAGDKVGLNISAHRMHLFDHSSKVRLN, from the coding sequence ATGGCTTCGGTCGAGCTTCATTCAATCCGCAAATGCTATGGCAATGTGGAGGTCATCCCGAACGTTGATCTGAAGATTGCAGATGAGGAGTTTGTGGCGCTTGTCGGGCCGTCTGGCTGCGGCAAGTCCACCTTGCTCAGAATGATCGCGGGACTAGAGCAGATTACCGCCGGTGACTTGCTGATCGGCGACAGGAATGTCAATCGCGCCAACCCGAGTGATCGGGATGTCGCGATGGTTTTTCAGAACTACGCCCTCTACCCACATATGACGGTTTTCGACAATATTGCGTTTAATCTTCAACTCGCAGGTCGTCCTAAAGCCGAAATAAAGGAACGTGTGGCCGACGCAGCCCGAATGCTCGACCTTACAGATCTGCTGGAGCGCAAACCGCACCAGCTTTCGGGTGGGCAGCGCCAGCGTGTTGCGATGGGACGTGCTGTCGTTCGCAAACCGTCGGTTTTTCTGTTCGATGAACCTCTATCCAATTTGGATGCAAAACTGCGCGTCCTGATGCGAGCCGAGATCAAGGAATTGCATCAGAAAGTACGCACGACATCGATCTATGTGACACACGACCAGATAGAGGCGATGACGTTGGCCGACCGGGTTGTCGTTCTGAACAAGGGAAGGATCGAACAGCAAGGAACGCCGATGGAGCTTTACACGCGCCCGGCAAATGTTTTTGTTGCCGGATTTATCGGCTCACCTTCAATGAACTTTCTCCAAGCTTCGATTGAGCGAGATGCTTCTGGAAGCTTTGCCCGTATCGGTGAAGCCGTACTTCCATTGCCTGAAGGTGCACTGCAGGCCGGCCAGAAAGTAATACTGGGGATGCGACCTGAACATCTGCAGATTGGATCGGATGGTGGTTTGCCAGCCAAAGTTCGGCTCGTTGAGCCGACGGGTGCTCAGACACATATCGTCCTTGAAGTGGGCGACGAAAAGCTGATGGCGACCGTTGAAGGAGAGACGCATTACGCCGCAGGCGACAAAGTGGGGCTGAATATTTCCGCCCACCGCATGCATTTGTTCGATCACTCCAGCAAGGTGCGGTTAAACTAA
- a CDS encoding ABC transporter permease, giving the protein MKKPMLFLAQLSVAVVVILVWHLFTATHLLGNPAKAKFFFATPGDVAQRIYKWFMDGTIWYHLGITLLEAMLAFAIGAIGGVLIGFWFARKPLLAAIFDPYVKAANSLPRVVLAPIFALWLGLGIWSKVALGVSLVFFIVFFNVYQGVKEVNQTVLANARMLGMNERQLLRNVYLPSALSWMFSSLHTAVGFAVVGAVVGEYLGSSAGLGYLIHQAEGVFDVTGVFAGMLVLTAFVLVIDWGVSIVEERLLVWRPKATGHNGV; this is encoded by the coding sequence ATGAAAAAGCCTATGCTGTTTCTGGCGCAGCTCAGCGTGGCTGTGGTCGTTATTCTGGTCTGGCATCTCTTCACCGCTACCCATCTGCTGGGCAATCCGGCCAAAGCAAAGTTCTTCTTTGCGACACCGGGCGATGTGGCGCAGCGCATCTATAAATGGTTCATGGATGGAACGATCTGGTATCACCTCGGCATCACCCTGCTCGAGGCCATGCTGGCCTTTGCCATCGGCGCAATCGGCGGCGTGCTGATCGGCTTCTGGTTTGCACGCAAACCCCTGCTTGCAGCGATCTTCGACCCCTATGTGAAGGCGGCCAATTCTCTGCCGCGCGTCGTGCTGGCGCCTATCTTTGCGCTGTGGCTCGGCCTCGGCATCTGGTCGAAGGTGGCGCTCGGCGTTTCGCTGGTCTTCTTCATCGTCTTCTTCAACGTCTATCAGGGCGTGAAGGAAGTGAACCAGACGGTACTCGCCAATGCACGTATGCTCGGCATGAACGAACGCCAGCTCCTGCGCAATGTCTATCTGCCATCTGCGCTGTCATGGATGTTTTCAAGCCTGCACACGGCGGTCGGCTTTGCCGTCGTCGGCGCGGTGGTCGGCGAATATCTCGGCTCGTCGGCGGGACTCGGCTACCTGATCCATCAGGCGGAAGGCGTGTTCGATGTGACCGGTGTCTTCGCCGGGATGCTGGTGCTGACGGCATTCGTGCTGGTTATCGACTGGGGCGTATCCATTGTCGAAGAGCGCCTGCTTGTCTGGCGTCCGAAAGCGACAGGGCACAATGGTGTGTAG
- a CDS encoding ABC transporter ATP-binding protein, protein MDLQLKNISHSYGPVEVLKDITLTIPQGQIVCLIGPSGCGKSTLLRFLGGLERPSSGEVLQIGSPPKDSLNPLTYVFQHFALLPWRSVEGNIKLVLEDHGLGRAEMDRIVTNVLERTRLSDFRQALPKQLSGGMRQRVAIARALSVRPAVMLMDEPLSALDSQTRELLMDDLIALWTRQPFTSVYVTHNLNEAVRLGHRVVVLSRRPGRIREIVDIDIPLSERHLGDPVLEEKQKQLWELMRAEAQAADQELING, encoded by the coding sequence ATGGATCTGCAGCTTAAGAACATCAGCCATTCTTATGGTCCGGTCGAAGTTCTCAAGGATATAACGCTCACCATTCCGCAAGGGCAGATTGTCTGCCTGATCGGCCCTTCGGGTTGCGGAAAATCGACCCTGTTGCGGTTTTTGGGCGGTCTTGAACGGCCATCTTCCGGCGAGGTGCTGCAGATCGGTTCGCCGCCAAAGGATTCGCTCAATCCCCTCACCTATGTTTTCCAGCACTTTGCGTTGCTGCCGTGGCGCAGTGTGGAAGGAAACATCAAGCTGGTGCTGGAGGATCATGGTCTTGGCCGGGCTGAGATGGACCGGATCGTCACCAATGTTCTGGAGCGGACCCGGCTTTCGGATTTCCGGCAAGCTTTGCCGAAGCAGCTCTCGGGGGGAATGCGCCAGCGCGTGGCGATTGCGCGCGCCTTGTCGGTGCGCCCTGCTGTCATGCTGATGGATGAACCCTTGTCGGCATTGGACAGCCAGACACGGGAATTGCTGATGGACGATCTGATTGCGCTGTGGACGCGCCAGCCATTCACCTCGGTCTACGTTACGCACAACCTCAACGAGGCTGTACGGCTCGGCCATCGGGTCGTGGTGCTGTCGCGAAGGCCGGGGCGGATCAGGGAGATTGTCGATATCGATATTCCTCTTTCCGAGCGTCATCTTGGCGACCCTGTTCTGGAAGAAAAGCAGAAACAGCTCTGGGAGCTGATGCGGGCGGAAGCGCAGGCAGCAGATCAGGAGTTGATCAATGGTTGA